A genome region from Acidimicrobiales bacterium includes the following:
- a CDS encoding TetR/AcrR family transcriptional regulator → MRDTADLASDGRLARGERTRRQLAEALISLLEDGIAEPTAREVSARAGVSLRLVFHHFDDMEQLLRAAVKVQVERHWDHLRPVDPSLPVGERVAQIVRQRESLFEAISPVRRAAARVEAASPTVAGELSNARLVLRRAVQRAFGPELQAAGPARAELLDALEAAASWETWDQLRRRMGLGPAAARRVVIRTLISLLESTKSPGGSGR, encoded by the coding sequence ATGCGCGACACCGCAGATCTCGCCAGCGACGGTCGCCTTGCCCGTGGCGAGCGCACCCGCCGGCAGCTCGCCGAGGCGCTGATATCGCTGCTCGAGGACGGCATCGCCGAACCCACCGCGCGGGAGGTGTCAGCGCGGGCGGGCGTCTCTCTCCGGCTGGTCTTCCATCACTTCGACGACATGGAGCAGCTGCTCCGCGCCGCGGTGAAAGTTCAAGTCGAACGGCACTGGGACCACCTGCGACCAGTGGATCCGTCCCTTCCGGTTGGAGAACGAGTCGCTCAGATCGTGCGCCAACGGGAATCCCTCTTCGAGGCGATATCACCGGTGAGGCGCGCCGCGGCCAGAGTCGAGGCGGCGTCCCCGACCGTCGCCGGGGAGCTGTCCAACGCCCGGCTCGTCTTGCGTCGCGCGGTACAACGCGCCTTCGGTCCCGAGCTTCAGGCAGCGGGCCCTGCGCGCGCCGAGCTGCTGGACGCGCTCGAAGCAGCGGCGTCGTGGGAGACGTGGGACCAGCTGCGCAGGCGGATGGGCCTCGGCCCGGCCGCGGCCAGGCGAGTCGTGATCCGAACCCTTATTTCATTGCTCGAGAGCACCAAGTCACCAGGAGGTAGTGGCAGATGA
- a CDS encoding SRPBCC family protein, whose amino-acid sequence MQEHTYSVDVEGSPEEVWSLFWSHRSGTRSHGDVTIEILHPGDPTGEGLVRHCVFPVPRWLLSGGRGVSWEWLTEVRRPHSWRYDAIGKPLWSKAAGFTSLEDLGDGSTRIHFRETYHAFNPVTRTLFERRVHKAISRSNDTTLASSINAGLKMLRERSGSGGRLAQ is encoded by the coding sequence GTGCAGGAGCACACCTACTCGGTCGACGTGGAGGGATCCCCCGAGGAAGTGTGGTCGCTCTTCTGGTCTCATCGGAGCGGCACGCGGTCTCACGGGGACGTGACCATCGAGATCCTCCACCCGGGCGACCCAACCGGCGAGGGGTTGGTGCGCCATTGCGTGTTTCCGGTCCCTCGCTGGCTCCTGTCGGGAGGCCGGGGGGTGTCGTGGGAGTGGCTAACCGAGGTTCGCCGCCCGCACTCATGGCGTTACGACGCGATCGGGAAGCCCCTCTGGTCGAAGGCTGCAGGATTCACGAGCCTGGAGGATCTCGGAGACGGAAGTACCCGTATCCACTTCCGCGAGACGTACCACGCCTTCAATCCGGTGACGCGCACGCTGTTCGAGCGCAGGGTTCACAAGGCGATATCGCGGTCCAATGACACGACGCTCGCCTCCTCCATCAACGCGGGCCTGAAGATGTTGCGAGAAAGGAGCGGAAGCGGTGGCCGACTCGCGCAGTGA
- a CDS encoding TIGR03619 family F420-dependent LLM class oxidoreductase: MKVGLPLGMLNPRMWREVTQTADRLGYESVWIPEHLILPVHSSGSPFSGQEHPPIPPDIPVFDPFVYMGALAGCTESIRFGTHVYNIGLRHPFISARAVATLDIVSSGRVELGIGASWLAEEWAATGLDFGTRGRRVNEAIAVCRRLWTDKEIEHHGEFFDFEPVMFEPKPFQPRIPVHVGGDSAAALRRAALLGDGWIPMNHTLDQIPGSIAKITSMREAAGITPDIEVTMGLPVETRDDLARYEEAGVGRVLVRPWSSSREAVDGLKRFAGEVLHA; the protein is encoded by the coding sequence GTGAAGGTTGGTCTGCCCCTCGGGATGCTCAACCCGAGGATGTGGAGGGAGGTCACCCAGACCGCCGACAGGCTCGGATACGAATCGGTATGGATCCCGGAGCACCTCATCCTCCCGGTCCACTCGAGCGGCAGCCCGTTCAGCGGGCAGGAGCACCCCCCGATACCGCCGGACATACCGGTCTTCGACCCGTTCGTGTACATGGGGGCGCTCGCCGGGTGCACAGAGAGCATTCGATTCGGGACCCACGTGTACAACATCGGGCTCCGCCATCCGTTCATCAGCGCACGCGCGGTTGCAACCCTGGACATCGTTTCGAGCGGCCGGGTGGAGCTGGGTATCGGCGCGAGCTGGCTAGCTGAGGAATGGGCTGCCACCGGGCTCGACTTCGGCACCCGCGGCCGGCGCGTCAACGAGGCGATCGCGGTGTGCCGCCGGCTGTGGACCGACAAGGAGATCGAACACCACGGGGAGTTCTTCGACTTCGAGCCGGTCATGTTCGAGCCCAAGCCGTTCCAACCCCGCATACCTGTCCATGTCGGTGGTGACAGCGCGGCCGCGTTGCGGCGGGCAGCGCTTCTGGGAGACGGCTGGATACCTATGAACCACACGCTCGACCAGATTCCGGGGTCCATCGCGAAGATCACCTCGATGCGAGAAGCGGCGGGCATCACGCCGGACATCGAGGTGACGATGGGGCTTCCTGTCGAGACTCGAGACGATCTCGCTCGCTACGAGGAGGCGGGTGTAGGCAGGGTTCTGGTTAGACCGTGGTCGAGCAGCCGGGAGGCGGTAGACGGGCTGAAAAGGTTCGCCGGCGAGGTCCTGCACGCCTGA
- a CDS encoding amidohydrolase family protein, producing MADSRSEPVRPDGSNYVVVTADAHAAPDDLDLFLSYVDPASREAVAGFGDLSSTAISMFGGNDPGEIDDPDPVRRVAARRLAGMGVDISAASKWLEHYSADWVIPGDGDGKRLAVLEEQGIHAEVTFPGPILAGGISPAMYLGSQASEGLEVVWPALHGYNRWLADFCSAAPGRRAGVMPTDLHDLKRAVEEVEWARSAGLFGGVMLPAMSVKSRLPGYADDYYEPFWSACEDQGMVINLHTGASGSATDTKYLYDAKRGGMLGLYEVFVFTRRPLWFFVFGGVFDRHPNLKVAVTENGVQWLPSLIRDMEQFFDTHGGAPVRAALKLRPGEYFERHVHLGGSLIQRQDAEMRAEIGVDRLMWGADFPHLEGAAPVHRQVLQHIFGGMPEPDLRKILGRNAVELWGFDASLLQTVADRFGPTVEDLAAPVSLEDIPETFSWSLARPVPLATS from the coding sequence GTGGCCGACTCGCGCAGTGAGCCTGTCCGGCCTGACGGCAGCAACTACGTCGTCGTAACCGCAGACGCGCACGCCGCGCCGGACGACCTCGATCTGTTCTTGTCCTACGTTGATCCCGCCTCCCGTGAGGCTGTGGCCGGGTTCGGCGATCTGTCGTCCACCGCCATCTCGATGTTCGGCGGCAACGACCCGGGTGAGATCGACGATCCGGACCCGGTGAGGCGGGTGGCTGCGCGCCGGCTCGCCGGAATGGGTGTCGACATATCCGCCGCGTCGAAGTGGCTCGAGCACTACAGCGCCGACTGGGTGATTCCGGGCGACGGCGACGGAAAGCGTCTGGCGGTTCTCGAGGAGCAGGGCATCCACGCCGAGGTCACCTTTCCAGGACCTATCCTCGCCGGGGGGATCTCGCCGGCGATGTATCTCGGGTCGCAAGCCTCGGAAGGCTTGGAGGTCGTCTGGCCGGCGCTTCACGGGTACAACCGCTGGCTCGCCGACTTCTGCTCGGCGGCGCCTGGCCGGCGCGCCGGTGTGATGCCGACGGATCTCCACGATCTGAAGCGGGCGGTCGAGGAGGTCGAATGGGCGCGTTCGGCCGGGCTGTTCGGAGGCGTCATGCTGCCGGCGATGTCGGTCAAATCGCGGCTTCCCGGCTACGCGGACGACTACTACGAGCCTTTCTGGAGCGCGTGCGAGGACCAGGGAATGGTCATCAATCTCCACACCGGAGCCTCAGGTTCCGCGACGGACACGAAGTACTTGTACGACGCCAAGCGAGGCGGAATGCTCGGCTTGTACGAGGTATTCGTCTTCACCAGGCGGCCACTGTGGTTCTTCGTGTTCGGCGGGGTATTCGACCGTCACCCCAATCTCAAGGTGGCCGTCACGGAGAACGGCGTGCAGTGGCTGCCTTCCCTTATCCGCGACATGGAACAGTTCTTCGACACTCACGGAGGTGCGCCGGTCCGCGCTGCGCTGAAGCTGCGGCCGGGCGAATACTTCGAGCGCCACGTCCACCTCGGAGGATCGTTGATCCAGCGGCAGGACGCGGAGATGCGCGCAGAGATCGGCGTCGACCGGCTCATGTGGGGAGCCGACTTTCCCCACCTCGAGGGTGCTGCCCCGGTTCACCGTCAGGTACTTCAGCACATCTTTGGTGGCATGCCCGAGCCCGACCTTCGCAAGATTCTGGGCCGTAACGCGGTTGAGCTGTGGGGTTTCGACGCCTCCCTCCTGCAAACGGTCGCCGATCGCTTCGGTCCCACCGTCGAGGATCTAGCCGCACCCGTGTCTCTCGAAGATATCCCCGAAACGTTCAGCTGGAGCCTTGCGCGGCCGGTTCCGCTGGCCACTTCCTGA
- a CDS encoding sulfatase-like hydrolase/transferase: MGRKILFITTDQQRYDSLGCNGGTVARTPVLDRLAAEGINFRRAMNQNVVCMPARSTMITGQYVRTHGVFANGVPLPADAPSIAAHLNDHGYRTALIGKAHFEPGMDLEGRWPENRFAREGSTGPHRGFDHIELAMHGPLPLWHYGKWLLEQPGHWERGFYQLFKGGQLNGEGGGDTSAPQVAVNPVPRELYHTDWTAARAIAWLRGLSADDDWFCWVSFPDPHHPWDPPASELKRVDWRNLDLPRAHPGGADACREVLSEKPRHWLAYYDGSHSNLEGGPTSFVPAAMTHDQVREVNALTHIENELIDEAIGRILDCVDGRGWGEDTDVIFTTDHGELQGDFGLLFKGPYHCEALMHLPMIWRPARSAGISAAVVEEPVGQLDLAPTFASIAEVPVPDWVQGSPLPIGRAPERERVITEWDSQFPSEDLHLRSMYRDGWLVTAYEPGGGYDGSEGELYSLVDDPLQWHNLWADPAHRSVRDDLLSDLYDHLPAPRAERLNVEAPV, encoded by the coding sequence ATGGGGCGCAAGATCCTGTTCATCACGACGGACCAGCAGAGGTACGACAGCCTCGGCTGCAACGGGGGAACGGTCGCACGGACACCCGTGCTAGACCGGCTCGCCGCGGAGGGGATCAACTTCCGCCGGGCGATGAACCAGAACGTCGTGTGCATGCCGGCACGCTCGACGATGATCACCGGTCAGTACGTCCGGACACACGGCGTGTTCGCCAATGGGGTACCGCTCCCGGCCGATGCCCCGAGCATCGCGGCCCACTTGAACGACCACGGCTACAGGACCGCTCTGATCGGGAAGGCTCACTTCGAGCCGGGCATGGATCTGGAGGGCCGCTGGCCGGAGAACCGTTTCGCACGAGAGGGGAGTACCGGCCCCCATCGGGGTTTCGACCATATCGAACTGGCTATGCACGGCCCGCTTCCGCTCTGGCATTACGGCAAGTGGCTCCTCGAGCAACCGGGGCATTGGGAGCGCGGCTTTTACCAGTTGTTCAAGGGCGGGCAGCTCAACGGTGAAGGCGGTGGCGACACGAGCGCTCCGCAGGTGGCGGTGAACCCGGTGCCGCGCGAGCTGTACCACACAGACTGGACGGCCGCGCGGGCGATCGCGTGGCTGCGTGGGCTATCCGCCGACGACGATTGGTTCTGCTGGGTCAGCTTCCCTGATCCTCACCACCCGTGGGACCCGCCCGCATCGGAGTTGAAACGGGTCGACTGGCGGAACCTGGACCTGCCTCGCGCCCACCCTGGCGGTGCCGACGCATGCCGGGAGGTCCTATCCGAGAAGCCACGCCACTGGCTGGCGTACTACGACGGGTCGCATTCGAACCTCGAAGGAGGACCGACGTCCTTTGTGCCCGCCGCGATGACCCACGACCAGGTTCGTGAGGTCAACGCTCTGACCCACATCGAGAACGAACTGATCGACGAGGCGATCGGGCGGATCCTCGACTGTGTGGATGGCCGGGGTTGGGGCGAGGACACGGACGTGATATTCACGACCGATCACGGGGAACTTCAGGGGGACTTCGGGCTCCTCTTCAAGGGCCCCTACCACTGCGAGGCTCTCATGCATCTGCCGATGATCTGGCGGCCCGCTCGGTCCGCCGGAATCTCCGCGGCGGTCGTCGAGGAGCCTGTCGGCCAGCTCGACCTCGCTCCCACGTTCGCTTCGATCGCGGAAGTGCCGGTGCCGGACTGGGTGCAGGGCTCTCCCCTGCCGATCGGTAGGGCCCCTGAACGGGAGCGGGTGATCACCGAATGGGACAGCCAGTTCCCAAGCGAGGACCTGCATCTGCGCTCTATGTACCGGGACGGATGGCTGGTCACCGCCTACGAGCCCGGAGGGGGATACGACGGCAGCGAAGGCGAGCTGTACTCGCTGGTCGACGACCCCCTGCAGTGGCACAACCTGTGGGCGGATCCGGCTCACCGATCCGTGCGGGACGATTTGCTGTCCGACCTGTACGACCATCTCCCCGCCCCGCGGGCGGAGAGGTTGAACGTCGAGGCGCCGGTGTAG
- a CDS encoding SDR family oxidoreductase has product MTAMERPSIDLSGKVAVVTGGGAGIGRGVATVLARCGADVVALDIDPSLAERTARLVEEHGVRGAAVACDVMDIDQIRSAMSLVDRDFGRIDILVNNAGGVSRKAFIDQSERSWRRHVDINLISVFAATSAAVPVMIRQGEGGSIVNVTSIEATRAAPMYAVYAACKAAVASFTRSMALELAEYGIRVNAIAPDATDTPGNRGLAGSVPDELPPLGQEDKSRIAGYVPIGREGDVDECGELVAFLCSSMASYITGVSVPVDGGTWAAGGWVRNAQGNWTLFGDRA; this is encoded by the coding sequence ATGACCGCAATGGAACGCCCGTCCATCGACCTGTCCGGAAAGGTCGCTGTGGTAACCGGGGGCGGGGCAGGCATCGGTCGAGGAGTTGCCACTGTACTCGCACGGTGCGGTGCGGACGTGGTGGCGCTCGACATAGACCCGTCGCTCGCAGAGAGGACGGCTCGGCTCGTCGAGGAGCATGGTGTGCGGGGAGCAGCAGTGGCTTGCGACGTGATGGATATCGATCAGATCCGCTCAGCGATGAGCCTCGTAGACCGGGACTTCGGCAGGATCGACATACTCGTGAACAACGCCGGTGGCGTTTCCCGAAAGGCGTTCATCGACCAGAGCGAGCGGAGTTGGCGAAGGCACGTCGATATCAACCTGATCAGCGTTTTTGCGGCTACGTCTGCGGCGGTTCCGGTGATGATCCGCCAAGGCGAAGGCGGCTCGATCGTGAACGTCACGAGCATCGAGGCGACCCGGGCCGCCCCGATGTACGCCGTTTACGCGGCGTGCAAAGCGGCGGTGGCGAGCTTCACCCGCTCGATGGCGCTCGAGCTGGCCGAGTACGGAATCCGGGTGAACGCGATCGCTCCGGATGCGACCGACACCCCCGGCAACAGAGGGCTCGCGGGATCGGTCCCGGATGAGCTTCCTCCGCTGGGCCAAGAAGACAAGAGCCGCATTGCTGGTTACGTGCCGATCGGCCGCGAGGGCGACGTCGACGAGTGTGGGGAGCTGGTCGCGTTCCTCTGCTCGTCGATGGCGAGCTACATCACCGGTGTCAGCGTCCCGGTCGACGGGGGAACGTGGGCGGCGGGAGGCTGGGTGCGCAACGCACAAGGGAACTGGACGTTGTTCGGCGACCGAGCGTGA
- a CDS encoding haloalkane dehalogenase, translating to MKVLRTPDDRFAGLPGYEFPPRYVDVATGDGDGTLRVHYLDEGPSDAPETVLLLHGEPSWSFLYRKMIPSLADAGFRVVVPDLVGFGRSDKPAERTDYSYARHVEWMRAALLDQLRLNGVTLVGQDWGGMVGLRLVAENPDRFRRVVAANTGLVTGDQNMGDAFQAWLRFSQETPELPVGRIVAGGCVSPLPPDVVAAYDAPYPDEAYKAGARQFPLLVPIRPDDPASDANRRAWDVLRGFTRPFLCAFSDQDPITKGADSLFLAEVPGTKGQPHTTIEGGGHFLQEDRGPELARVIIDFINSTKDA from the coding sequence ATGAAGGTCCTTCGCACACCCGACGACAGGTTCGCCGGCCTGCCGGGTTACGAGTTCCCCCCGCGCTATGTCGATGTCGCAACCGGCGACGGCGACGGAACCTTGAGGGTCCACTACCTCGACGAGGGACCTTCGGATGCACCGGAGACCGTCTTGCTTCTTCACGGCGAACCGTCGTGGAGCTTCCTCTACCGGAAGATGATCCCCAGCCTGGCCGACGCCGGGTTCCGTGTCGTCGTCCCGGACCTCGTCGGCTTCGGCCGGTCCGACAAGCCGGCCGAGCGGACTGACTACAGCTACGCTCGCCACGTCGAGTGGATGCGCGCGGCCCTCCTCGACCAGCTCCGTCTGAACGGTGTGACTTTGGTCGGGCAGGACTGGGGAGGGATGGTCGGATTGCGCCTGGTGGCAGAGAATCCGGACAGGTTCCGCCGGGTCGTGGCCGCGAACACGGGGCTGGTCACGGGGGACCAGAACATGGGTGATGCTTTTCAAGCTTGGTTGCGGTTCTCACAAGAGACACCCGAGCTCCCGGTTGGCCGGATCGTCGCCGGCGGATGCGTTTCGCCACTCCCTCCAGATGTCGTCGCCGCGTACGACGCCCCCTACCCCGACGAGGCCTACAAGGCGGGCGCGCGGCAGTTTCCGCTTCTGGTGCCGATCCGGCCCGACGATCCGGCCTCGGACGCGAACCGCCGGGCTTGGGACGTGCTGCGCGGTTTCACCAGGCCGTTCCTCTGCGCGTTCAGCGACCAGGACCCGATCACCAAGGGAGCAGACTCGTTGTTCCTCGCGGAGGTGCCGGGCACCAAGGGTCAGCCCCATACGACCATCGAGGGAGGAGGCCACTTCCTCCAAGAGGACCGTGGCCCCGAGCTGGCCCGCGTGATCATCGATTTCATCAACTCGACCAAGGACGCCTGA
- a CDS encoding class I SAM-dependent methyltransferase produces MLHENRLRAEIFGDDAEQYDRSRPTYPDGMLDHVLSGWAGRPIEVLDVGCGTGIAARQFEARGCSVVGVEPDERMAAVARRRGLDVVTGRFENWDSGGRIFDLLTAGQSWHWVEPFEGARRAGQVLRSGGRIALFWNYGAPDPELQCSFDQVYERLAIEVDRDSVRSRGQNSERFDVVVDGLRRSGSFSDPEITRYPWNHEYRAEEWLDQIQTHSDHRLLPKETLSQLLEGLAEAINARGSTVPVDYRTWLIHAERRAR; encoded by the coding sequence GTGCTTCACGAGAATCGCCTCCGTGCGGAGATCTTCGGCGACGACGCCGAGCAATACGACCGCTCCCGTCCCACCTATCCCGACGGCATGCTCGATCACGTGCTGTCCGGCTGGGCGGGCCGCCCGATCGAGGTTCTCGATGTCGGGTGCGGAACCGGTATCGCCGCCAGGCAGTTCGAAGCTCGGGGATGTTCGGTGGTCGGTGTGGAGCCCGACGAAAGAATGGCCGCCGTCGCCCGCCGCCGTGGCCTCGACGTGGTCACCGGACGGTTCGAGAACTGGGATTCCGGCGGCCGGATCTTCGACCTGCTCACCGCGGGTCAATCCTGGCACTGGGTCGAGCCCTTCGAGGGCGCCCGCCGTGCCGGCCAGGTTCTGCGGTCGGGCGGCCGGATAGCTCTTTTTTGGAATTACGGAGCACCCGATCCCGAACTCCAGTGCTCCTTCGACCAGGTGTATGAACGGCTCGCAATCGAGGTCGACCGGGACTCGGTCCGGTCGCGCGGCCAGAACTCGGAGCGTTTCGACGTTGTGGTGGACGGCCTGCGTCGCAGCGGCTCCTTCTCTGACCCGGAAATCACCAGGTATCCGTGGAACCACGAGTACCGCGCAGAAGAATGGTTGGACCAGATCCAGACCCACAGCGACCATCGGCTCCTTCCCAAAGAGACGCTCTCGCAGCTACTCGAGGGCCTCGCCGAGGCGATCAACGCGCGTGGAAGCACGGTCCCCGTCGATTACCGGACCTGGCTGATCCACGCCGAACGCCGAGCCCGCTGA
- a CDS encoding TIGR00725 family protein has translation MPTQIAVVGGGEPTAEDEERAEAVGRMLATSGAVVVCGGLGGVMAAACKGAKSAGGLTVGILPGRSRRDANPWVDVAIPTGLGETRNALVVAASSAVIAVGGEYGTLSEIALALRSGKPVVGLGTWSLLRPGGEPDSGIVPVTTPDDASAIALSLAAGQD, from the coding sequence ATGCCAACACAGATAGCAGTCGTCGGCGGCGGCGAACCAACCGCAGAGGACGAAGAGCGAGCGGAGGCGGTCGGCCGAATGCTGGCCACGAGCGGGGCGGTCGTTGTCTGCGGCGGCCTGGGCGGGGTGATGGCCGCGGCCTGCAAAGGCGCCAAATCCGCCGGCGGCTTGACGGTTGGGATCCTGCCGGGCCGAAGCCGGCGCGACGCCAACCCCTGGGTGGATGTGGCGATCCCGACCGGATTGGGCGAGACGCGCAACGCTTTGGTGGTGGCTGCATCGTCCGCCGTTATCGCGGTAGGCGGTGAGTACGGCACCCTCTCCGAGATAGCGCTGGCCCTCAGATCCGGCAAGCCTGTCGTCGGGCTCGGGACCTGGTCGCTCCTGCGTCCCGGGGGTGAGCCGGACAGCGGGATCGTCCCCGTCACGACGCCAGACGACGCGTCAGCCATCGCGCTGTCGCTTGCTGCCGGCCAGGACTGA
- a CDS encoding thioesterase family protein has product MYDGADLEWLGLARVEPGRWHFALTNPLSRFDGKFYGGTGLAAVAAAMEAETGRHAVWATVQFVSTTDVGEVIDCDVEVLAEGRRTSQVRVTGKVRDGILFSALGATGDLRRDPLQAQFGSMPAVPPPDQCATWRPRAPNLQIADRAGWLACVEVRHAGDRGALWARMLDRPLTRAALAFVADVVPSGVVRAAGRTGAGTSLDNSIRFGADPAGDWVLIDVDPHFIAGGYVHGAARLWSIDGTLLAVASQTASLLLFD; this is encoded by the coding sequence ATGTACGACGGAGCAGACCTCGAATGGCTCGGCCTGGCGCGAGTCGAGCCGGGCCGCTGGCATTTCGCACTAACCAACCCACTGTCACGCTTTGATGGAAAGTTCTACGGTGGAACCGGGCTCGCAGCAGTCGCGGCGGCGATGGAAGCCGAGACCGGCCGGCACGCAGTATGGGCAACAGTGCAGTTCGTGTCGACGACCGATGTAGGCGAAGTGATCGATTGCGACGTCGAGGTTCTCGCCGAGGGTCGTCGGACTTCTCAGGTGCGGGTGACCGGCAAGGTTCGCGACGGCATCCTGTTCTCCGCGCTCGGAGCCACGGGTGACCTCCGTCGAGATCCCCTTCAAGCTCAGTTCGGATCCATGCCCGCGGTCCCGCCTCCTGATCAATGCGCCACGTGGCGTCCTAGGGCTCCGAACCTGCAAATTGCAGATCGAGCTGGCTGGCTCGCCTGCGTTGAGGTCCGTCACGCTGGCGACCGCGGGGCGCTATGGGCCCGCATGCTCGACCGCCCTCTTACCCGTGCAGCCCTCGCCTTCGTCGCTGACGTGGTGCCGAGCGGGGTGGTGCGGGCCGCCGGTCGAACCGGCGCCGGAACCAGCCTCGACAACTCGATTCGGTTCGGCGCCGATCCGGCCGGCGACTGGGTGCTCATAGACGTGGATCCCCACTTCATCGCTGGGGGTTACGTACACGGAGCCGCCCGACTGTGGTCGATCGACGGGACTCTGCTCGCGGTGGCCAGTCAGACGGCGTCCCTGTTGCTCTTCGACTGA
- a CDS encoding MBL fold metallo-hydrolase — protein sequence MAASYEKGPVEVADGIWAYLQPDGGWGWSNAGFVSGTDTSLLVDTLFDLRLTGEMLQALRKVSPSADRIATVVNTHANGDHCFGNQLLKDVEIIASRACAEEMIELPPSRLADLMKAAPALGKTGEFVQRIFGSFSFEDIELVPPSRTFDEELELQVGDHTVRLIEVGPAHTRGDVVVHLPADGVVFTGDILFHGGHPIVWAGPVSNWIGACDRILSLGATTVVPGHGPLASMSAVSDMRGYFEWLSKEARARFDEGMDLVAAARDVELGPYAGWSEPERLVVNLRALYRDFGAEETGDPLALMALMASQDR from the coding sequence ATGGCCGCCTCCTACGAAAAAGGTCCCGTCGAGGTCGCCGACGGGATCTGGGCCTACTTACAGCCGGATGGCGGATGGGGATGGTCCAACGCGGGCTTCGTCAGCGGAACCGACACCTCGCTGCTCGTGGACACCTTGTTCGATCTCCGACTGACCGGGGAGATGCTTCAAGCGCTTCGGAAGGTATCGCCGTCGGCAGACCGGATCGCGACTGTCGTCAACACTCACGCAAACGGCGACCACTGCTTCGGGAACCAGTTGCTGAAAGACGTGGAAATTATCGCTTCTCGCGCATGCGCCGAAGAGATGATTGAGCTTCCGCCGTCGCGGCTGGCCGACCTTATGAAGGCCGCGCCCGCGCTCGGTAAGACCGGAGAGTTCGTGCAACGAATCTTCGGTTCTTTTTCCTTTGAGGACATCGAATTGGTGCCGCCCTCACGCACATTCGACGAGGAACTCGAACTTCAAGTCGGAGACCACACGGTCCGCCTGATCGAGGTTGGTCCGGCTCACACTCGGGGAGACGTCGTCGTGCACCTGCCGGCTGATGGCGTCGTTTTCACCGGGGACATTCTCTTTCACGGAGGTCATCCGATCGTGTGGGCCGGACCGGTGAGCAACTGGATCGGAGCGTGCGATCGGATCCTCTCGCTTGGAGCGACGACGGTCGTTCCCGGCCACGGGCCGCTGGCCAGTATGTCAGCGGTAAGCGACATGAGAGGCTATTTCGAATGGCTCTCCAAGGAGGCACGAGCACGCTTCGACGAGGGAATGGACCTGGTGGCCGCGGCACGAGATGTCGAACTCGGCCCCTACGCCGGGTGGTCGGAACCGGAGAGGCTGGTGGTCAACCTCAGGGCTCTGTACCGCGACTTCGGGGCGGAGGAAACCGGAGACCCGCTCGCGCTGATGGCGCTCATGGCCTCGCAGGACCGATGA
- a CDS encoding aldo/keto reductase, whose product MNYRNLGTTGVRVSPLCLGAMMFGGWGNPDHEDSIKIINSALDAGINFIDTADVYSAGESEEIVGKAIAGKRDSLVIATKVHGPMGSDPNQQGNSRRWIIQECENSLRRLGTDYIDLYQIHRPDPHIDIDETLGALTDLVRQGKVRYIGSSTFPPSAIVEAQWTAERRQRERFVCEQPPYSMLVRGVEAEVLPTCRKYGMGVIPWSPLAGGWLSGRWRKGADELTSRRAERLPERYDLSIPANQAKLEAATALGDLAAEAGMSLVHMALAFVIGHPAVTSAIIGPRTHDHLDSQLGAAGVTLEPSILDRIDQIVKPGSNFSWADAGYEPPSVSQAWRRRRPPRY is encoded by the coding sequence ATGAACTACCGCAACCTCGGAACGACCGGAGTGAGGGTCAGCCCGCTGTGCCTGGGAGCGATGATGTTCGGCGGTTGGGGAAATCCCGATCACGAGGACAGCATCAAGATCATCAACTCCGCGCTGGACGCGGGGATCAACTTCATCGACACGGCCGACGTTTACTCCGCCGGCGAGTCGGAGGAGATCGTCGGCAAGGCGATCGCAGGGAAGCGCGATTCGCTCGTCATCGCGACCAAGGTTCACGGGCCGATGGGTTCGGATCCGAACCAGCAGGGCAACTCACGGCGGTGGATCATCCAGGAGTGCGAGAACAGCCTCCGGCGGCTCGGCACCGATTACATCGATCTGTACCAGATCCATCGGCCGGACCCGCACATCGATATAGACGAGACACTTGGAGCGCTGACCGACCTTGTCCGGCAAGGAAAGGTCAGGTATATCGGTTCCTCCACGTTCCCTCCGTCGGCCATTGTCGAAGCGCAGTGGACCGCCGAGCGCAGGCAACGCGAACGCTTCGTCTGCGAGCAACCGCCGTACTCGATGCTCGTCCGCGGCGTTGAAGCCGAGGTGCTGCCGACCTGCCGGAAGTACGGGATGGGAGTCATACCCTGGAGCCCGCTCGCCGGTGGGTGGTTGTCGGGAAGGTGGCGGAAGGGTGCCGACGAGCTGACCAGCCGGCGGGCTGAGCGGCTGCCCGAGCGGTATGACCTCTCCATCCCGGCGAACCAGGCCAAGCTCGAGGCGGCCACCGCGCTCGGCGATCTGGCCGCAGAAGCGGGAATGTCGTTGGTTCATATGGCCCTCGCGTTCGTGATCGGACACCCGGCGGTGACCTCGGCGATCATCGGCCCCCGCACCCACGACCACCTTGACAGCCAGCTCGGTGCCGCAGGCGTGACGCTGGAACCGTCGATCCTCGACCGCATCGACCAGATCGTCAAGCCTGGCTCGAACTTCAGCTGGGCCGACGCGGGATACGAACCTCCATCGGTGTCGCAGGCCTGGCGACGCCGCCGGCCGCCCCGCTACTAG